Genomic DNA from Lycorma delicatula isolate Av1 chromosome 5, ASM4794821v1, whole genome shotgun sequence:
gctctaaacattaaaaatattcaacaaattattctgaaaaagtgctaaaaataaacattttatatacaaattaaaaatcgaTCTTTTGCAATACAGTTTTTcagacttttaaattttacttgtaaacaaaatatcttcaaaattttctacaatatcaaataaaaatgatataagtttgaaattttgttgtaatttaatttcattaaaataaagtacaacgtacttaaaaatacttttttagttttttaatgactttttaaagaaaataaaactagatttaaTGTTTTACCGCAAAATCTTCCTAGTCGTTAGATATTaatcatctttaattaaaataattaaattgtattataacaaaAGTTGAAATTATTACTTAGGTTATttggtgaaaaattataaaaacgtatCAGTAGTTCTTTGTCTTAaactcctaattttttttttcttatgcgttgaattatgagtatttaaaattttatttgataatattttttcctcaattatgatttatttggaaaattttacgaaaaagaaattgaaaattaacataaGCCGTATACTATTAATAATACTGATGTACAATGTGAACAATTtcaccaatttttattattttgttcttatgtgattttattagaaaaaaattacaggctTGCTAATAATTGTAAGATCTAACGAATTTTTGTTAAGTCTAATTTTCGTATTATTTTAGTAGTTcagatataacaattttttaggatttttacttaacttttaacaagtttttcatatcgataaattattcagttataaatattttaattctgaatgCGACTTACAACCCCACGATAGACAGCGGGGTGCAcgtatttttcataaatgtttaaatacgaatattttctttgaatacgttttattactattttttaaatcgttgtaCATAAATCTTTACCTCATTGTTAGTTTACTGATTATGGGAGGGTTGGATAAACGACTATCTAGAAGTTGGAGATACTCtgtaattcatttgtttttaaaccttcaaaaatttttaagtaaataaaatttaggtattagtattatttaaaaaaaaaaaaattaaaatacaccatatatatatatatatatttatttatatttgccatttccttttaaattaagtatatttttgtttaaatatttcaataatgttttaagttctgaaatttatttttcatagtacatttatttgtaaccagtataactactagtttttaaattgtgtagtttattaatttttagttttttttaattttgacgaaaatGATTATCATCCCTGCGAAAGAaagtattatgtatattttatattgtaattatttttttatcgaagaacttcctttaattcgtttggtgcattattatttattaacgtactgcaattattttatttttatttcactttgtattatagaaaataaatacgtCTCGCTGTATCAGTgagatacaatatttaaattgtcTTCTGTAATTGACGTTCAAAACAAGAAACAAACTGCACGATGCGAAGGAAGGGTGGACCAATGAGCGGGAGATCGACTGCGCATGCGTGGAGTGCAAGCTGTCATTGGGTAGCTTATAAGGCGGGTGTCGACTGGGGGCGCGCACTCGGCAGTTAGCCGGTGTCAGCAGAGGCGATGAGTGATGCCGCGAGGGTTTCTCGTACGCCGCCGCTCGCCCTGCGAGCTGAGCGCATTTCATCCTGTCGTGCAGAGTTTTTGGTTCGATCCTCGAATGTACCTTTACGCCGATCCACCACCTTTAGATctttctttaaaatctgccactcCGATCACACCTCCTTCTTCACCTTTACCGAGTACACCGCCAAGGAAACGGACGTTGAGCGAGGAATGTGATAATCCACCACCGAAATCGGCACCGCCACCTGTTACTAGTTGTAAAAtacctttaaagaaaaataaagcggTGAGAAGATTAGATTTCGACGAAGATAACACATCACCTGTCTCCGGTACTATCATCAGACGTCTAGGAGACGACGAACCACCTCTGGTCGTTAGAAAGGGTGACATCGATCCTGCTTACAACCTCGTCGAAGTTACCGAGGAAGCAAAAGCCGAATTAGCTAAGATAGAAAATCGTATCGGAGATTATATATGTCGACTTTGTAAGGAAATGTACGAAGATGCGTTTAGTTTAGCGCAACACCGTTGTTCTCGTATAGTTCACGTCGAATACCGCTGTCCGGAATGCGAAAAAGTCTTCAACTGTCCGGCCAATCTAGCATCGCATCGAAGGTGGCATCGTCCACGACAACCTACGTCAAGACCGTCACAGGATACCGCATCGAATCCGGCTGCTGATCTACCCTGTCCGATTTGTCATAAGATGTTTCGACGTCAGGCATATTTACGTAAACATCTAGCGACCCATACTGCTTGACACTCGACCGACACATTCTGCGCACTGGTAAGTCACTGCTGGCCGCACAAGTTCTAGTCTATATTCtagtcaaaacatttttttgttttttttttaataatctagtcatgtatgaaattttatctaGTCGTATCTACTAGTCTAATAAATCtagtcaaaaatatttattaatatataaaaattacattaatttaaatttgatttctagtcatgtaaaataaaatctagtcAGTTTCTAGTCATTACAtacaagtatatatttaattgtttatttaatatttctagtcggttaaaaaaattattacataattaacattcggttattattttcttttaatttaaaaaaacaaaattttaaaatgtaatgaattatttagttacgcttttacaatttttttttacagtaaattaatattttttaaatccatttgaattaattagtttatatatttgcATTAGTAATCAAATTAAGGTGATTACATTTATTCTTAAtcgtaaaaaatgtacaaataatttaatagtaaagaaaattttaaaatcaaaatctgaattattcaaattttttaaaaataaattaaaaacaattacattaagaaattaaacagtattaataataataaaagtagtctATATAtagttagttaataataattgataaattattttatgtaaatagatgtttttgtattatagtagTAGTATaaaaccctttaatttttttataagatataatataattttactatatcAACAAATCATGATTCattcatttgtaattaatatacata
This window encodes:
- the LOC142325719 gene encoding insulinoma-associated protein 1-like, with the protein product MPRGFLVRRRSPCELSAFHPVVQSFWFDPRMYLYADPPPLDLSLKSATPITPPSSPLPSTPPRKRTLSEECDNPPPKSAPPPVTSCKIPLKKNKAVRRLDFDEDNTSPVSGTIIRRLGDDEPPLVVRKGDIDPAYNLVEVTEEAKAELAKIENRIGDYICRLCKEMYEDAFSLAQHRCSRIVHVEYRCPECEKVFNCPANLASHRRWHRPRQPTSRPSQDTASNPAADLPCPICHKMFRRQAYLRKHLATHTA